A genomic window from Bubalus bubalis isolate 160015118507 breed Murrah chromosome X, NDDB_SH_1, whole genome shotgun sequence includes:
- the LOC102395693 gene encoding insulin-like growth factor-binding protein 3 receptor codes for MGICQAGHYLHLCLAHHPPLVCATLILLLLGLSGLGLGGFLLTHRTDLHSPDISQDWVSFLRSFGQLALCPVNGTVTKKGRGSHVVGLLATLNFGDGPDRNKTQKFQAQVQGSRMGLKGSFAGKLVLVMARVTTERTPGICLYFSATPEILPSSQPPIPCSEEGAGNATLSPRMAEECVSVWSHEGLVLIKLLTSEELILCGSRLLVLGFSLILFCGLCCLTAACFHPHRESHWSRTRL; via the coding sequence ATGGGCATCTGCCAGGCAGGGCACTACCTGCATCTCTGCCTGGCCCACCACCCACCTCTGGTCTGTGCCACTTTGATCCTGCTGCTTCTTGGCCTTTCTGGCCTGGGTCTTGGTGGCTTCCTCCTCACCCACAGAACTGACCTGCACAGCCCTGACATCTCCCAGGACTGGGTCTCCTTCTTGAGATCTTTTGGCCAGCTGGCCCTGTGCCCGGTGAATGGGACAGTCACAAAGAAGGGCCGTGGGTCTCATGTTGTGGGCTTACTGGCCACCTTGAACTTTGGAGATGGTCCAGACAGGAACAAGACCCAGAAATTCCAAGCCCAGGTCCAGGGTAGCCGGATGGGATTGAAAGGATCTTTTGCAGGAAAGCTGGTGCTCGTTATGGCCAGGGTGACCACAGAAAGGACCCCAGGAATCTGCCTGTATTTTAGTGCTACTCCAGAAATCCTGCCCTCCAGCCAGCCACCGATACCCTGCTCAGAGGAGGGAGCAGGAAATGCCACCCTGAGCCCTAGAATGGCTGAGGAGTGTGTCAGTGTCTGGAGCCACGAAGGTCTCGTGCTCATCAAGTTGCTTACCTCGGAGGAGCTGATTCTGTGTGGCTCTCGGCTGTTGGTTTTGGGCTTCTCCCTGATTCTATTCTGTGGCCTCTGCTGTCTCACTGCAGCGTGCTTCCATCCGCACCGGGAGTCCCACTGGTCTAGAACCCGGCTCTGA